A region from the Kineothrix sp. IPX-CK genome encodes:
- a CDS encoding aldo/keto reductase, which yields MKYRKLGKTGMEAGIIGLGTEHLDGKEYEVVKETLDAALENGINMMDVFMPGSDIRQKIGKAIKGNRDKFMLQGHIGSTDINYQYDISRDLATCKKYFEGLLTDLGTDYIDFGMLFFIDSEQHFDEVFHSDIVRYAKGLKQKGIIRGIGASSHNPVIAKKVVETGIVDLLMFSINPAFDMIPADVDALNTLSEGFDTSRMLEIDKKRLELYKTCEKLDIPITVMKTLGGGKLLSREQTPFSKPLTVNQCIHYALTRPAVASVMVGCQSRKQIEEAVSYLDADPAGLDYTEVIRGMNSDFKGSCVYCNHCQPCLAGIDIAAVTKYLDIAVMDKSAADKGIGQHYRELSSHASDCIECGSCEGKCPFSVPVIENMKTAEAVFGV from the coding sequence ATGAAGTATAGGAAATTGGGGAAAACGGGGATGGAGGCCGGTATTATTGGTCTGGGAACAGAGCATCTGGATGGGAAGGAATATGAGGTCGTGAAGGAAACCCTCGATGCAGCTTTGGAAAATGGCATAAATATGATGGACGTGTTCATGCCGGGCAGCGATATTCGCCAGAAAATCGGCAAAGCCATAAAGGGTAATCGGGATAAGTTCATGCTTCAGGGTCATATCGGCTCGACGGATATAAATTATCAGTATGATATTTCAAGAGATCTTGCGACCTGCAAGAAGTATTTCGAAGGGCTGCTGACTGATTTGGGTACCGACTATATTGATTTTGGAATGCTCTTTTTTATCGATAGTGAACAGCATTTCGACGAAGTATTTCATTCTGATATCGTACGTTATGCGAAAGGCTTGAAACAAAAGGGAATAATAAGAGGAATAGGCGCCAGTTCCCATAATCCTGTTATTGCTAAAAAAGTGGTGGAAACGGGAATTGTTGATTTGCTGATGTTCAGCATTAATCCTGCGTTCGATATGATTCCGGCAGATGTGGACGCACTGAATACTCTGAGCGAGGGTTTTGACACAAGCAGGATGCTGGAAATCGATAAAAAGCGGCTGGAGCTTTATAAGACATGTGAAAAGCTGGATATTCCTATCACGGTAATGAAGACACTGGGCGGCGGAAAGCTGCTTTCCAGGGAGCAGACCCCTTTTTCTAAACCCCTTACAGTAAACCAGTGCATTCATTATGCGCTTACAAGACCTGCGGTGGCCAGCGTTATGGTGGGCTGTCAGAGCAGAAAACAAATAGAAGAGGCGGTTTCTTATTTGGATGCAGATCCGGCCGGGTTGGATTACACCGAGGTGATTCGGGGAATGAACAGCGATTTCAAGGGAAGCTGCGTTTATTGCAATCACTGTCAGCCCTGCCTAGCAGGAATAGATATTGCGGCGGTCACCAAATATCTGGATATTGCCGTCATGGATAAGAGTGCGGCAGATAAAGGAATCGGGCAGCATTACAGAGAGCTGTCCTCACACGCTTCCGATTGTATCGAATGCGGGAGCTGCGAAGGGAAATGTCCGTTTTCGGTTCCGGTAATAGAGAATATGAAAACTGCGGAGGCAGTTTTCGGAGTATAA
- a CDS encoding sensor histidine kinase, whose protein sequence is MKKWFVNLNIRSKFLYCFVGITITFLLVIAILLYSVAANMILDQTIEQSQETIRELSLNIDHYFNLVQNSFEYIASNNNVQAELTSTDPFRSDGKEVFSYFSIPGQIRRLLLQMYSSVYMNDINLYGYNGASYVLQNGYSDIVYDEAEIESYAKEGNGKCVFYNDEEETGHIHVAKLIKDSLTMEPIGILQASIKVSYLDKMTEKVKLATNGKIILLDNNRQAIINDLGVDTIDLESYVKENSGAFIYTTEEGKYWCVYQVSSTTHFILIGLIPVSYIHQGLKDFQRITAMVIVIGIIVCFMLSKKLAKLIVEPIEKTSVAMRQFADGDFTIRLPEGRTDEIGNMNTVFNHTIVQVETLLKKVVGAEAISKDMEFKALQAQINPHFLYNVLDTINWMARKKGEENICHMVTAISNLMRGSISNKKSMVSLKEEMNYVRDYIYIQETRYKDRFNTYFYMEEKLNEFQIPKMTIQTLVENAIVHGVENATWECELTISIEKREDRAFILIKDTGVGIEPEKLKNLMEKGDEEEKTAERTHTNLGLYAVKQRLNYVYNGQAQIEIVSELGKGTEIRILLPLGEMKEGDITWN, encoded by the coding sequence ATGAAAAAATGGTTTGTCAATTTGAATATTAGAAGCAAATTTCTATATTGTTTTGTGGGAATAACAATCACGTTTTTATTGGTGATTGCCATATTGCTTTATTCCGTTGCTGCGAACATGATATTGGACCAGACGATAGAACAGTCACAGGAAACCATAAGGGAATTATCTTTGAATATCGATCATTATTTCAATTTGGTACAGAATTCTTTCGAATACATAGCGAGCAATAATAATGTGCAGGCTGAGCTGACCAGTACGGATCCGTTTCGTTCGGACGGAAAAGAGGTATTCAGCTATTTTTCCATACCGGGACAAATCAGGAGGCTGCTGCTGCAAATGTATTCCAGTGTTTATATGAACGACATAAATCTATATGGATATAACGGAGCAAGCTACGTGCTTCAAAACGGTTATTCCGATATCGTGTATGACGAAGCGGAGATAGAAAGCTATGCCAAGGAAGGGAACGGAAAGTGTGTTTTCTATAATGACGAAGAAGAGACGGGACATATACATGTGGCGAAGCTTATCAAAGATTCTCTGACGATGGAACCCATAGGAATTCTGCAGGCCTCTATTAAGGTCAGCTATCTGGACAAGATGACGGAAAAGGTGAAGCTTGCCACAAACGGAAAAATAATACTGTTAGACAACAATCGTCAGGCGATTATCAACGATTTGGGCGTGGATACGATCGATTTGGAGTCTTATGTAAAAGAGAATTCAGGCGCTTTTATTTATACGACAGAGGAAGGAAAATATTGGTGCGTCTATCAGGTAAGCTCAACAACGCATTTCATATTAATCGGCCTGATTCCCGTAAGTTATATCCATCAAGGATTAAAGGACTTTCAGCGGATAACGGCTATGGTAATAGTTATCGGCATCATCGTCTGTTTCATGCTTTCGAAAAAGTTAGCCAAGCTCATCGTGGAGCCTATTGAAAAAACGAGTGTAGCTATGCGGCAATTTGCAGACGGCGATTTTACGATACGCCTGCCGGAAGGAAGAACGGATGAAATCGGTAATATGAATACGGTGTTTAACCATACGATTGTCCAGGTGGAGACACTTTTGAAAAAAGTGGTGGGAGCAGAGGCTATCAGCAAGGATATGGAGTTTAAAGCGTTGCAGGCACAGATAAATCCTCATTTTCTTTATAACGTGCTGGATACGATCAACTGGATGGCCAGGAAGAAGGGGGAGGAGAATATCTGCCATATGGTAACTGCAATCAGTAATCTTATGAGAGGCAGTATCAGCAATAAGAAAAGTATGGTTTCGCTGAAGGAGGAAATGAATTATGTGCGCGATTACATTTACATACAGGAAACCAGATATAAAGACCGGTTTAACACTTATTTTTATATGGAAGAAAAACTGAACGAGTTTCAGATCCCGAAGATGACTATTCAGACCCTGGTGGAAAATGCAATCGTACATGGAGTGGAGAATGCCACTTGGGAATGTGAATTGACGATTTCTATAGAAAAAAGAGAAGACAGGGCATTTATATTAATTAAGGATACCGGAGTGGGTATAGAACCGGAAAAGTTAAAGAATCTCATGGAGAAGGGAGATGAAGAGGAGAAAACGGCGGAAAGGACTCATACCAATCTAGGCCTTTATGCGGTAAAGCAGCGGCTGAATTATGTATACAACGGTCAGGCACAGATAGAAATTGTATCCGAATTGGGAAAAGGTACAGAAATCCGCATTCTACTGCCGCTTGGAGAAATGAAAGAAGGAGACATTACATGGAATTAA
- a CDS encoding response regulator transcription factor translates to MELRIMILDDEYIILDGLSSFPWEAFGCTLTAAARNGNEGMEKLREAAPDIILSDIKMPGMDGLEFSSKAKEMFPEVTIILLTGYDSFEFAKQAISTGVKEYLLKPIDYDVMKHTIDKIAAEVRENKRQNDYFQNLKRHFNNSLPLLRAHFVSNLLHGRFQGRNELKAQENSLNMKIDKFLVAVGKKVIGAKRIEECDKWIEEFAYINIFEEIFERFHIRVLSDYSMATLEYNFILLFNPQDREDECIDMALKACKKIQEEVKKYCGEVMNFGISNISQDCYDASNQYRKAQEACRQCVYLGNDVILKYQDIHFKSRKEFNITTGEKSHLMMTLFQGEFPKVEVELKAIFEKTESDIGNKKFSAMDLLLSCMKFPYTCAVQSDVSDKDWDVSILQDSIGKIAECKDVEEIESCLLRNFSTLIKLNTENADERNKMLVQNILSHIESNYASDLSMEELTERFHVSRTYISRLLKKYAGKSFLEYLTDVRFKNVECFMAENKYKQYEIAEMVGYRDFSYYIKVFKRRYGITPNEYKKHV, encoded by the coding sequence ATGGAATTAAGAATTATGATACTTGACGACGAGTATATCATTTTAGACGGGCTGTCTTCCTTTCCATGGGAAGCTTTCGGATGTACACTAACAGCCGCTGCAAGAAATGGAAATGAAGGGATGGAGAAGCTTCGGGAAGCAGCACCGGATATCATATTAAGCGATATCAAGATGCCGGGAATGGACGGATTGGAATTTTCCTCCAAAGCAAAAGAAATGTTTCCGGAGGTAACGATTATTCTTCTGACCGGATACGATAGCTTTGAGTTCGCCAAACAAGCGATTAGCACCGGGGTGAAGGAATATTTACTTAAACCCATCGACTACGATGTAATGAAACATACGATCGATAAAATTGCGGCAGAGGTAAGAGAGAATAAAAGACAAAATGATTATTTTCAAAACTTGAAAAGACACTTTAATAACTCGCTTCCTCTTTTAAGGGCACATTTCGTTTCCAATCTGCTTCATGGCAGGTTTCAGGGACGGAATGAGTTAAAGGCGCAGGAAAATTCTTTAAACATGAAGATCGATAAGTTTTTGGTTGCAGTGGGGAAAAAGGTAATAGGAGCGAAACGAATAGAAGAATGCGATAAGTGGATCGAAGAATTTGCTTATATCAATATATTTGAAGAAATCTTTGAGCGCTTTCATATCCGTGTGTTGAGCGATTACAGTATGGCGACGCTGGAATACAATTTCATTTTGCTGTTCAATCCGCAGGACAGGGAGGACGAATGTATTGACATGGCGCTAAAGGCTTGCAAAAAGATACAGGAGGAAGTGAAAAAATATTGCGGTGAGGTAATGAATTTCGGAATAAGTAATATATCACAGGATTGCTATGATGCCAGCAACCAGTACCGTAAGGCTCAGGAGGCATGCAGACAGTGCGTATATCTTGGAAACGATGTAATCTTGAAATATCAGGACATTCATTTTAAAAGCCGAAAGGAATTTAATATTACTACCGGAGAAAAGAGTCATCTCATGATGACGCTTTTTCAAGGGGAATTCCCTAAAGTGGAGGTAGAGCTCAAAGCGATTTTTGAAAAGACGGAATCGGATATCGGCAACAAGAAATTTTCCGCTATGGATTTACTGTTAAGCTGCATGAAATTTCCATACACCTGTGCGGTACAGAGCGATGTCAGTGACAAAGACTGGGATGTTTCGATTCTGCAGGATTCAATCGGTAAGATTGCGGAATGTAAAGATGTAGAGGAAATAGAAAGCTGCCTTCTGAGGAACTTTTCGACGCTTATCAAGCTAAATACGGAAAATGCGGACGAAAGAAATAAAATGCTGGTACAAAATATATTGAGCCATATCGAAAGCAATTATGCAAGTGATTTATCCATGGAAGAACTGACCGAACGGTTTCATGTGAGCAGGACCTATATCAGCCGGCTTTTGAAGAAATATGCGGGTAAGAGCTTTCTGGAATATTTAACGGATGTGCGGTTTAAAAATGTGGAGTGCTTTATGGCAGAGAATAAGTATAAGCAATATGAAATTGCTGAAATGGTAGGATATCGGGATTTCAGCTATTACATAAAAGTATTTAAACGCCGATATGGAATCACACCTAATGAATATAAAAAACATGTTTAA
- a CDS encoding ABC transporter substrate-binding protein, with translation MMKKVLAWVLTAAMTATMLIGCGSTGGQNATGSETAKTGEVASPEETQAGERTKITALFRGSESGEQYMIFDYLLSNYCEENGLEYEIELVNSDADYVTKLQLYINSNTLPDIFGCANGSLSAACKDIDALVDIGAELDRNGYADKMNGAVVDFLTDAEDGKQYLFPQGLYCEYFMYRKDLFEAAGIENPPTTWKEFEAACEKLSGIGEIPVLVAGSENWCLMRYLSFPSWRVTGPDFIMNYNAGNEKFSTNESQKAGVQLLYDLGTKGYFEPGFMSVDYTSAADLFFGGTGAIMYSGSGQISMASDMYDSGQLGFFAVPDVDGMENMSTDVPIHAGFAEAFNKATYDETMQDFFDYMCEHYSEACYNQASIFSPFNEEIQDGMPQLFYDLQPMFENADQAWVSWDDKLSSEVLTKIVDEQQKLAQGSVTPEEFNATVDTFIQK, from the coding sequence ATGATGAAAAAGGTATTAGCATGGGTACTTACGGCAGCTATGACAGCGACAATGCTTATAGGATGCGGAAGTACGGGCGGACAAAACGCTACAGGCAGTGAGACCGCAAAGACGGGTGAAGTTGCTTCTCCAGAAGAAACCCAGGCAGGGGAGAGAACTAAAATAACGGCACTGTTTCGTGGAAGTGAATCGGGTGAGCAGTATATGATATTCGATTATTTGCTTTCTAATTATTGTGAAGAAAATGGTCTGGAATATGAAATCGAACTGGTGAATTCCGATGCGGATTATGTAACAAAATTACAGTTGTATATTAATTCCAATACACTTCCCGACATCTTTGGATGCGCAAACGGTTCTTTATCCGCCGCATGTAAGGATATCGATGCGCTGGTAGATATCGGAGCCGAACTGGATAGAAATGGCTATGCGGATAAGATGAACGGAGCGGTTGTCGATTTCCTGACGGATGCGGAGGATGGAAAGCAATATTTATTCCCTCAGGGACTTTACTGCGAATACTTTATGTACCGCAAAGATTTATTTGAAGCAGCAGGCATTGAAAATCCGCCTACCACATGGAAAGAGTTCGAAGCGGCTTGTGAGAAATTATCTGGAATCGGAGAGATTCCGGTTCTGGTGGCAGGTTCAGAAAATTGGTGCCTGATGAGATACCTATCCTTCCCGTCATGGAGAGTGACAGGTCCTGATTTCATTATGAATTATAATGCAGGCAATGAGAAGTTTTCTACCAATGAATCTCAGAAAGCGGGAGTTCAATTGCTATATGATCTGGGAACAAAAGGCTATTTCGAACCCGGATTCATGAGTGTAGATTATACTTCGGCAGCAGATTTGTTCTTTGGGGGAACGGGTGCTATCATGTACAGCGGTTCCGGGCAGATTTCCATGGCATCTGATATGTATGACAGCGGACAGCTTGGATTCTTCGCGGTACCGGATGTGGACGGAATGGAGAATATGTCTACTGACGTTCCGATTCACGCAGGATTTGCGGAAGCGTTCAACAAGGCTACGTATGATGAAACGATGCAGGATTTCTTCGATTATATGTGTGAGCATTATTCGGAGGCATGCTATAATCAGGCAAGCATTTTTTCACCCTTTAATGAAGAGATTCAAGATGGAATGCCTCAGCTTTTTTATGATTTGCAGCCGATGTTCGAAAATGCAGATCAGGCATGGGTATCATGGGATGATAAATTGAGTTCAGAGGTATTGACGAAAATAGTGGATGAACAGCAGAAGCTTGCACAGGGCTCTGTAACGCCGGAAGAATTTAACGCTACAGTAGATACCTTTATTCAAAAGTAA
- a CDS encoding carbohydrate ABC transporter permease codes for MQTTFGKKSVIMTFLLPAFLLYTVMVLVSIIWAGYYSFFDWSGVGEMTFAGLNNYITLLTSDRAFWESVLHTLIYTVICVTIQVFGGLLFAIFLTRVTRFRAGLQTLYYVPVVISSVALCQIFSKLFSVTPTGVVNALLSQFSDKFIYMEWISNAELALFMAAFAEAYKYLGLYMVIFYAALIGVPSDLTEAAIVDGAGVFRQYWNIKIPYIKPVIIANCVLVLNGSLRSFEFSYLLTKGGPGSASELMTTYMYKQAFTSQKYGYGSSVAIMIVMICLLIGFLFRRFTTDGDEA; via the coding sequence ATGCAGACGACTTTTGGCAAAAAATCCGTAATCATGACCTTTTTGCTTCCTGCTTTTCTCTTATATACGGTCATGGTCTTGGTATCCATTATCTGGGCGGGATATTACAGCTTCTTCGACTGGAGCGGTGTAGGTGAAATGACATTTGCCGGATTGAATAATTATATTACATTGCTTACATCGGACAGAGCATTCTGGGAAAGTGTATTGCATACGCTGATCTATACCGTAATCTGTGTGACGATACAGGTATTCGGCGGGTTGCTGTTTGCTATTTTTCTCACGAGAGTAACCCGATTCCGGGCTGGGCTGCAGACCTTATATTATGTGCCGGTAGTCATTTCCTCGGTGGCGCTTTGCCAGATTTTTTCCAAGCTTTTTTCGGTTACGCCCACCGGTGTTGTAAACGCTTTGCTTTCGCAGTTCAGTGATAAATTCATTTACATGGAGTGGATTTCAAATGCCGAGCTGGCGCTGTTCATGGCAGCCTTTGCGGAGGCATATAAGTACCTCGGGCTTTATATGGTTATTTTCTATGCAGCGCTAATCGGTGTGCCAAGTGATTTGACCGAGGCTGCAATTGTGGACGGAGCCGGCGTGTTCAGGCAATACTGGAACATTAAGATTCCGTACATCAAGCCGGTTATTATAGCAAACTGCGTACTTGTCTTAAATGGTTCGCTAAGGTCTTTTGAATTTTCTTATCTTCTGACAAAGGGCGGACCGGGAAGTGCTTCAGAACTGATGACTACCTATATGTATAAGCAGGCGTTTACCAGTCAGAAATATGGATATGGCAGCAGTGTTGCTATCATGATCGTGATGATCTGCCTGCTGATCGGATTTTTATTCAGACGATTTACGACGGATGGGGACGAAGCATGA
- a CDS encoding carbohydrate ABC transporter permease — protein sequence MKKEMNTKKLIFKIMKFAVAVFLLLLQVYPIFYVIMSSMKTKEDFRNLASYELPSALNLSNYVKVFTQSHMPTYFQNSIIVTVGVLIPLVLISFMAGFALSKIKFKGSKFLLNFFLLGLMIPFQVALIPLFTIFNRLGLIDSYLAIILPQIAFSLSYSIQLFYSFSKFMPDEIIEASIIDGCSPIRSFFSIVFPMSTNSILTVATMQGVFCWNEYICAYTFTRSTDMKTITLGLNDFVGSFGLTDWGATFAAITVTVLPTFLFYFLCSKKMLSGMTAGAVKG from the coding sequence ATGAAAAAAGAGATGAATACTAAAAAGCTGATATTTAAGATAATGAAATTTGCTGTGGCGGTATTTCTGCTTTTGCTCCAGGTATATCCTATCTTTTATGTGATAATGTCCAGTATGAAGACGAAGGAAGATTTCAGAAATCTGGCGTCCTATGAGCTGCCCTCCGCGCTGAACCTTAGTAATTACGTAAAAGTATTCACCCAGAGCCATATGCCGACTTATTTTCAAAACAGCATCATCGTTACTGTCGGAGTATTGATCCCTCTCGTTCTGATTTCCTTTATGGCGGGCTTTGCTCTGAGCAAAATTAAGTTTAAAGGAAGTAAATTTCTTCTGAATTTCTTCCTTCTGGGATTAATGATTCCTTTTCAGGTGGCATTGATTCCGCTATTTACCATATTTAACAGGCTGGGATTGATCGACAGCTACTTGGCCATTATACTGCCGCAGATTGCCTTTTCCCTGTCCTATTCCATACAGCTGTTTTATTCCTTCAGCAAGTTTATGCCGGATGAAATTATAGAGGCCTCCATTATAGACGGATGCTCTCCTATCAGAAGTTTTTTTTCCATCGTATTTCCGATGTCGACAAACTCTATTCTGACGGTTGCAACGATGCAGGGAGTGTTCTGCTGGAATGAATACATATGTGCTTATACCTTTACCAGGAGCACGGATATGAAAACAATTACCCTAGGCCTGAACGATTTTGTGGGAAGCTTCGGACTGACCGACTGGGGTGCCACCTTTGCGGCCATTACGGTAACG